Proteins from a genomic interval of Erwinia sp. SLM-02:
- a CDS encoding sulfonate ABC transporter substrate-binding protein: MNKALLSGLISGLVIATSVSATAAEKLPETVNIGYQKANIFALLKYRGTLDEQFKKQGIAVKWVEFPAGPQMLEGLNVGSIDLAATGDAPPTFAQAAKADLVYLGHSPANPKTEAIVVPENSPVKTVADLKGKRVALNKGSDVNYLLVRALEEAGLNYKDITPVYLPPADARAAFQRGAVDAWVIWDPFLAEVETNAKARLVKNAEGLVPHYTFYLASRKFADSWPQTAKQVVDELGTLSEWANGHPQEAAKILSTSTGLPEPIWQRALTRMPYGAERMTPQVFAEQQALADKFTQIGLLPVKVDVSSATWSLDK, encoded by the coding sequence ATGAACAAAGCACTTCTTAGCGGCCTGATTAGCGGCCTGGTGATTGCCACCAGCGTTTCGGCTACCGCAGCAGAAAAACTGCCGGAAACGGTCAATATCGGCTATCAGAAAGCCAACATCTTCGCCCTGCTGAAATATCGCGGCACGCTGGACGAACAGTTTAAAAAGCAGGGGATCGCGGTGAAATGGGTGGAATTCCCTGCCGGTCCGCAAATGCTGGAAGGCCTGAACGTCGGCAGTATCGATCTGGCCGCCACGGGCGATGCCCCGCCAACCTTTGCCCAGGCCGCCAAAGCCGACCTGGTGTACCTCGGCCACTCCCCGGCGAACCCGAAAACGGAAGCGATCGTCGTGCCTGAAAATTCGCCGGTGAAGACCGTGGCCGACCTCAAGGGCAAGCGCGTGGCGCTGAACAAAGGTTCGGACGTTAACTATCTGCTGGTCCGCGCCCTGGAAGAGGCCGGGCTGAATTACAAGGACATCACTCCGGTTTATCTGCCTCCGGCGGATGCCCGCGCGGCCTTCCAGCGCGGCGCGGTGGATGCGTGGGTGATCTGGGATCCGTTCCTGGCCGAGGTGGAAACCAACGCGAAGGCGCGTCTGGTGAAGAATGCCGAAGGGCTGGTGCCGCACTACACCTTCTATCTTGCCAGCCGTAAATTTGCCGATAGCTGGCCGCAAACGGCAAAGCAGGTGGTGGACGAGTTAGGCACGCTCAGCGAGTGGGCAAACGGTCATCCGCAGGAGGCGGCGAAGATCCTCTCAACGTCGACCGGCCTGCCGGAACCGATCTGGCAGCGGGCGCTGACGAGAATGCCTTACGGCGCGGAGCGCATGACCCCGCAGGTGTTTGCCGAACAGCAGGCGCTGGCGGATAAATTTACCCAGATCGGCCTGCTGCCGGTGAAGGTGGACGTCAGCAGCGCAACCTGGTCGCTGGATAAGTAA
- a CDS encoding TonB family protein, with protein sequence MHKVTLVLFCALLAACTPGNKIRQGEKPSPIAIKRPAYPADAFRQGLTGDVMLSYDVDASGNVVNPVVVSDTANGVFNTEALRAISRWKYEPNKPYEGMTRNIKFMINRR encoded by the coding sequence ATGCATAAAGTCACGCTAGTGCTTTTCTGCGCGCTGTTAGCCGCCTGCACGCCGGGCAACAAAATCCGTCAGGGAGAGAAGCCGTCGCCGATTGCGATAAAACGGCCCGCGTATCCGGCTGACGCCTTTCGTCAGGGGCTTACGGGCGATGTCATGCTGTCATACGATGTTGACGCCAGCGGCAATGTGGTTAATCCGGTGGTGGTGTCTGATACGGCCAATGGGGTGTTTAATACAGAAGCATTGAGGGCCATTTCCAGATGGAAATATGAACCCAACAAGCCGTATGAAGGCATGACCAGGAATATTAAGTTTATGATAAACAGACGTTAG
- a CDS encoding PTS transporter subunit EIIC produces the protein MGLLSGFIKSLSKLSMIGRALMLPISLLPAAGLLLAFGDKFHLPLMMNAGGVIFDNLPLLFAIGSAVGLASESGIAALSAAVSVFITNITIGTVLSITPEMAAQGGKYAMVVGIPTLQMGVFGGLICGILAAWCYNRFHTLQLPEFLGFFSGKRFVAIATAFMSFILGLLLPYVWQHIQAGIDALSVIVNGDNQAASTFIFGLVERALIPLGLHHIWYPSFWYSFGDYTTQAGQVIHGDQTIWFKMLEEGTKSFSSSTYQNAGKFMQGEFPLMLFALPAACLAMYHEAHTKNKKIAAGILFSAALTCFLTGITEPVEFTFIFVAPILYVFNAIMAGLAYMCMYLLHAHIAKSFSAGLIDYISFGILPSFNGYQTNFLSAVMIGVPMALIYYFTFRFVIRRFDVKTPGRTEVSASASDKTDDELVSEIIGLLGGAKNIDSVGSCITRLRIEVLNGDSVDKEGLNGIGARGVVFVGDKGVQVIFGARAQFIAQAMSTTLGK, from the coding sequence ATGGGACTGTTATCAGGGTTTATTAAATCGCTATCAAAGCTGTCGATGATTGGCCGGGCGCTAATGCTGCCAATCTCACTGTTGCCTGCCGCCGGTCTGCTGCTGGCGTTCGGTGATAAGTTCCATCTGCCGCTGATGATGAACGCGGGCGGGGTGATCTTCGACAACCTGCCGCTGCTGTTCGCTATCGGTTCGGCGGTCGGCCTGGCCTCGGAATCGGGTATCGCTGCCCTGTCCGCCGCCGTGTCGGTGTTTATTACCAATATCACCATCGGCACCGTCCTGTCGATTACGCCAGAAATGGCGGCGCAGGGCGGGAAATATGCCATGGTGGTCGGTATCCCCACCCTGCAGATGGGCGTTTTCGGCGGGCTGATCTGCGGCATTCTCGCCGCCTGGTGCTATAACCGCTTCCACACGCTTCAGCTGCCGGAGTTCCTCGGCTTCTTCTCCGGCAAGCGTTTTGTGGCGATTGCCACGGCGTTTATGTCGTTTATCCTTGGCCTGCTGCTTCCCTACGTCTGGCAGCATATCCAGGCGGGGATTGATGCCCTGTCGGTGATCGTCAACGGCGATAATCAGGCGGCCTCGACCTTTATCTTCGGTCTGGTGGAACGCGCGCTGATCCCGCTGGGCCTGCACCATATCTGGTATCCGTCCTTCTGGTACTCGTTTGGTGATTACACCACCCAGGCCGGTCAGGTTATCCACGGCGACCAGACTATCTGGTTCAAAATGCTGGAAGAAGGCACCAAATCCTTCAGCAGCAGCACCTATCAAAATGCCGGTAAGTTTATGCAGGGCGAGTTCCCGCTGATGCTGTTTGCGCTGCCTGCGGCCTGCCTGGCGATGTATCACGAGGCGCACACCAAAAATAAAAAAATCGCCGCCGGTATTCTGTTCTCCGCCGCGCTGACCTGCTTCCTGACCGGGATCACCGAACCGGTTGAGTTCACCTTTATTTTTGTTGCGCCAATTCTGTATGTCTTCAACGCCATCATGGCCGGGCTGGCCTATATGTGCATGTATCTGCTGCATGCGCATATCGCCAAGTCCTTCTCCGCCGGGCTGATCGACTACATCTCGTTCGGTATTCTGCCGTCGTTTAACGGTTATCAGACCAACTTCCTCAGCGCGGTGATGATCGGCGTGCCGATGGCGCTGATTTACTACTTCACTTTCCGCTTCGTGATCCGCCGCTTTGACGTAAAAACGCCGGGCCGTACCGAAGTCTCAGCCAGCGCCAGCGATAAGACCGATGACGAGCTGGTCAGCGAAATCATTGGCCTGCTCGGCGGGGCAAAAAATATCGATTCCGTTGGCTCATGCATCACCCGTCTGCGTATTGAGGTACTGAACGGCGACAGCGTGGATAAGGAGGGGCTGAACGGCATCGGCGCGCGCGGCGTGGTGTTCGTCGGCGACAAAGGCGTGCAGGTTATTTTCGGCGCCCGCGCACAGTTTATTGCCCAGGCCATGTCGACAACGCTTGGCAAATAG
- the malI gene encoding Mal regulon transcriptional regulator MalI — protein MKKVSIIDVAKLAGVSVSTVSLVLRQKGKISEATIQRVHSAITELGYVHNVAAANLRSSTSNLIGLILRDFSDSFSIKVMASIVQALEREGFMVFLGQPQDDEQHLERCLLSFKQQGVAGVIYLASDATTDRLPEKIIQCPLPLVVVSQTLPAQPCDLVMRDNRQAASLATRYLIERGHRNIAYIGGMENDRVRHQRLLGMHGALKQNGLALRDEFAPVCRESTDSVSQATRQLLEKNNTITALLCHSPTAIIGALGGIHQVGRTIGKDVFLTQQVALIGFEDMLHVNLTSPSFTYVSSGSEETGRQAAGLMMRRLKEPELQSQRITLSGQLVIQHSA, from the coding sequence TTGAAAAAGGTCAGCATTATTGATGTCGCTAAACTGGCGGGCGTTTCCGTCTCAACCGTGTCTCTGGTGCTGCGCCAGAAGGGGAAAATTTCCGAAGCGACCATCCAGCGCGTTCACTCGGCGATAACCGAACTGGGCTACGTGCATAATGTCGCCGCGGCAAACCTGCGTTCCAGTACCTCAAATCTGATTGGGCTGATCCTGCGGGATTTCAGCGACAGCTTCTCCATCAAGGTGATGGCCAGCATCGTTCAGGCGCTGGAGCGCGAGGGTTTTATGGTGTTCCTCGGCCAGCCGCAGGATGACGAGCAGCACCTGGAGCGCTGCCTGCTCTCTTTCAAACAGCAGGGCGTGGCCGGGGTGATTTATCTCGCCAGCGATGCCACCACCGATCGTCTGCCGGAAAAAATCATCCAGTGTCCGCTGCCGCTGGTGGTGGTTTCGCAGACGCTGCCGGCGCAGCCCTGCGATCTGGTGATGCGCGACAATCGCCAGGCGGCCAGCCTGGCAACCCGCTATCTTATTGAGCGCGGGCATCGCAACATCGCCTATATCGGCGGGATGGAAAATGACCGGGTGCGCCATCAGCGCCTGCTCGGCATGCACGGTGCGCTGAAGCAGAACGGGCTGGCGCTGCGCGATGAGTTTGCCCCCGTCTGCCGGGAAAGTACCGATTCGGTCAGTCAGGCAACCCGTCAGCTGCTGGAGAAGAACAACACCATAACGGCGCTGCTTTGCCATTCACCCACGGCGATTATTGGCGCGTTGGGGGGGATTCATCAGGTGGGGCGTACCATCGGTAAGGACGTGTTCCTTACCCAGCAGGTGGCGCTGATCGGCTTTGAGGATATGCTGCACGTCAATCTCACCTCGCCGTCGTTTACCTATGTCTCCTCTGGCAGTGAGGAGACCGGTCGCCAGGCGGCGGGGCTGATGATGCGCAGGCTGAAAGAGCCGGAGCTGCAAAGCCAGCGCATCACCCTTTCCGGCCAGCTGGTAATACAGCACTCGGCGTAA
- the rluF gene encoding 23S rRNA pseudouridine(2604) synthase RluF, producing the protein MLTNSSTRLNKYISESGICSRRDADRYIEQGNVFINGKRATVGDRVSDGDVVKVNGQLIEPRDAEDLVLIALNKPVGIVSTTEDGEKDNIVDFVNHSKRIFPIGRLDKDSQGLIFLTNQGDLVNKILRAGNNHEKEYLVTVNKPVTEEFIRGLGAGVPMLGTVTKKCKVKKESTFVFRIILVQGLNRQIRRMAEHFGYEVTKLERTRIMNVSLKGVPPGEWRDLTDDELIDLFKLIEDSSSEDATAKKSPPKSSPQKKPAAKPGAKPGEKAAGAGAAAGRKRFAQPGRKKKGR; encoded by the coding sequence ATGCTGACCAACTCATCCACACGTCTGAATAAATACATTAGCGAAAGCGGTATCTGCTCTCGCCGCGATGCCGACCGCTATATCGAACAGGGAAATGTTTTCATCAACGGCAAGCGCGCCACGGTGGGCGATCGGGTGTCGGACGGTGATGTCGTTAAAGTGAACGGTCAGCTGATTGAACCCCGTGATGCCGAAGATCTGGTGCTGATTGCGCTGAACAAACCGGTGGGTATCGTCAGCACCACCGAAGACGGCGAGAAGGACAACATCGTTGATTTCGTTAACCACAGCAAGCGCATCTTCCCCATCGGGCGGCTGGATAAGGACTCGCAGGGGCTGATCTTCCTGACCAACCAAGGCGACCTGGTGAATAAAATTCTGCGTGCCGGCAACAACCACGAGAAAGAGTATCTGGTCACCGTGAATAAGCCGGTTACCGAAGAGTTTATTCGTGGTTTAGGTGCCGGGGTGCCGATGCTGGGAACGGTCACCAAAAAGTGCAAGGTGAAGAAGGAGTCGACCTTCGTCTTCCGCATTATTCTGGTTCAGGGGCTTAACCGCCAGATCCGCCGCATGGCCGAGCACTTCGGTTATGAAGTGACGAAGCTGGAACGTACGCGCATCATGAACGTCAGCCTGAAGGGCGTGCCGCCGGGCGAATGGCGTGATTTGACCGATGATGAGCTGATCGACCTGTTTAAACTGATTGAAGATTCCAGCTCGGAAGACGCCACGGCGAAAAAATCTCCGCCGAAATCCTCTCCGCAGAAAAAGCCGGCCGCAAAGCCGGGGGCGAAGCCGGGCGAGAAAGCTGCCGGGGCCGGAGCCGCTGCCGGACGCAAGCGTTTTGCGCAGCCGGGACGCAAGAAGAAAGGGCGCTAG
- a CDS encoding FAD/NAD(P)-binding protein has product MADRHIVIVGGGFSGTALAVHLARGGHAGLRVTVIEPRDGVAQGVAYGSRDPAHRINVPADRMQLTAAEQGDFDRWFRASAAFVNDPAARWHDGRVYPQRGQFAAYISGLFADAQRQSPVVLRHLRDRAVALENGEVVTAGGERLRADELVLAISHPPPALPRSIALALEGHPGLIADPWRHNALADIAPHESIAIIGSGLTMADTVATLHRHGHRGPIVAFSRRGLLPRANLSGSFEPWELDYRSGQPGSALGWLRRIRHEVKQAAAQGLPWQLVLDDIRQNGQAIWQQLSLAEQRRFLRHLRPWWDVHRYRIAPQVNAVLAQWQASGQLSVLAARLQSITAEGTTIRLDLRSRRGEARSLKVDRLIVTTGPAHGGLLQSDALLHQLARDGVIQPDELALGIKVNGRSQAINRFGAPNLHLYVAGPAARGRFGELMGLPQVAEHAESVARQLLAACPAVDAPGGDA; this is encoded by the coding sequence ATGGCTGATCGCCATATCGTGATCGTCGGCGGCGGCTTTAGCGGTACCGCGCTGGCTGTTCATCTGGCGCGCGGGGGCCATGCAGGGCTGAGGGTTACGGTGATTGAACCGCGCGACGGCGTGGCGCAGGGCGTGGCCTACGGCAGCCGCGATCCGGCGCACCGTATCAACGTGCCCGCCGACCGCATGCAGCTGACCGCTGCGGAACAGGGCGATTTCGATCGCTGGTTCCGCGCCTCGGCGGCCTTTGTGAATGACCCGGCGGCACGCTGGCACGACGGGCGGGTTTATCCGCAGCGCGGGCAGTTTGCTGCGTATATCTCCGGGCTGTTTGCCGATGCGCAAAGGCAGTCGCCGGTCGTGTTACGCCATCTGCGCGACCGCGCCGTGGCGCTGGAAAACGGTGAGGTGGTTACCGCCGGTGGCGAACGCCTGCGGGCAGACGAGCTGGTGCTGGCGATCAGCCATCCGCCGCCCGCGCTGCCGCGCAGTATAGCGCTGGCGCTGGAGGGGCATCCGGGGCTGATTGCCGATCCGTGGCGTCACAACGCGCTGGCGGATATCGCGCCGCACGAGTCCATTGCGATTATCGGCAGCGGCCTGACCATGGCCGATACCGTGGCGACGTTACACCGTCACGGGCATCGCGGCCCGATCGTCGCCTTTTCCCGTCGGGGTCTGCTGCCGCGCGCCAATCTCAGCGGCAGCTTCGAGCCGTGGGAGCTGGACTACCGCAGCGGGCAGCCGGGCAGCGCGCTGGGCTGGCTGCGGCGCATCCGTCATGAAGTGAAGCAGGCCGCCGCACAGGGGCTGCCGTGGCAGCTGGTGCTGGATGATATCCGCCAGAACGGGCAGGCTATCTGGCAGCAGCTCTCACTGGCCGAACAGCGGCGTTTTCTGCGCCATCTGCGCCCGTGGTGGGACGTTCACCGCTACCGCATCGCCCCGCAGGTGAATGCGGTGCTGGCGCAGTGGCAGGCGAGCGGACAGCTGTCGGTGCTGGCCGCGCGTTTGCAGTCGATTACGGCGGAAGGAACCACGATCCGGCTGGATTTACGCTCCCGGCGCGGCGAAGCCCGCAGCCTGAAGGTTGACCGGCTGATTGTCACCACCGGCCCGGCGCACGGCGGGCTGCTGCAAAGCGATGCGCTGCTGCACCAGCTGGCGCGGGACGGGGTGATCCAGCCGGACGAGCTGGCGCTGGGCATTAAGGTTAACGGGCGTTCGCAGGCCATTAACCGCTTCGGCGCACCGAATCTGCATCTTTACGTGGCTGGCCCCGCCGCGCGTGGCCGCTTCGGTGAGCTGATGGGCCTGCCGCAGGTGGCCGAGCATGCTGAAAGCGTCGCCCGCCAGCTGCTGGCGGCGTGCCCTGCGGTTGACGCGCCCGGCGGTGATGCCTGA
- the sfnG gene encoding dimethylsulfone monooxygenase SfnG gives MSQQPIQFAYWVPNVSGGLVISNIPQRTSWDFDYNRKLAQIAERAGFDYALTQIRFTAGYGADNQHESVSFSQGLLGATEKLKVIAALLPGPWNPTLAAKQIATISHLSNARIAVNVVSGWFRGEFKAIGEPWLDHEERYLRSEEFIRCLKGIWQEESFTFAGDFYRYRDYSLKPKPLSPRPEIFQGGSSRAARDMASRVSDWYFTNGNTVEGIRQQVEDIQRKAAYNQHQVKVGVNGFVIARDSEEEAQQVLQEILDHANPDAVKGFQHEVKNAGSASPEGEGNWAKSTLEDLVQYNDGFKTNLIGTPQQIAERIISLKDAGVSLMLLGFLHFQEEVEFFGREVIPLVRELERQRERELAHG, from the coding sequence ATGAGCCAACAACCTATTCAATTCGCCTACTGGGTACCGAACGTTTCCGGCGGTCTGGTGATCAGCAATATTCCGCAGCGCACCAGCTGGGATTTCGACTACAACCGCAAGCTGGCGCAGATTGCCGAGCGCGCCGGGTTTGATTATGCGCTGACCCAGATCCGCTTTACCGCCGGCTACGGCGCGGACAATCAGCATGAGTCGGTCAGCTTCTCACAGGGGCTGCTGGGCGCGACGGAAAAACTCAAGGTAATTGCCGCACTGCTGCCCGGCCCGTGGAACCCGACGCTGGCCGCCAAACAGATTGCCACCATCAGCCATCTGAGCAACGCGCGCATTGCGGTCAACGTCGTCAGCGGCTGGTTCCGCGGCGAGTTCAAAGCCATCGGCGAGCCGTGGCTGGATCACGAAGAGCGCTACCTGCGTTCGGAAGAGTTTATCCGCTGCCTGAAGGGCATCTGGCAGGAGGAGAGCTTTACCTTCGCCGGCGATTTCTACCGCTACCGCGACTATTCGCTGAAGCCCAAACCGCTGTCGCCGCGCCCGGAAATCTTCCAGGGCGGCAGCTCCCGTGCCGCCCGCGATATGGCCTCCCGCGTGTCGGACTGGTACTTTACCAACGGCAACACGGTTGAGGGGATCCGCCAGCAGGTGGAGGATATCCAGCGCAAGGCGGCCTATAATCAGCACCAGGTCAAAGTCGGCGTCAACGGCTTTGTTATCGCCCGCGACAGCGAGGAGGAAGCACAGCAGGTGCTGCAGGAGATCCTCGACCACGCCAACCCGGATGCGGTCAAAGGCTTCCAGCACGAAGTGAAAAACGCCGGCAGCGCCTCACCGGAGGGCGAAGGTAACTGGGCAAAATCGACCCTGGAGGATCTGGTGCAGTACAATGACGGTTTTAAAACCAATCTGATCGGCACGCCGCAGCAGATTGCCGAACGCATTATCTCGCTGAAAGACGCGGGAGTGAGCCTGATGCTGCTGGGCTTCCTGCACTTCCAGGAGGAAGTGGAGTTCTTTGGCCGCGAAGTGATCCCGCTGGTGCGCGAGCTGGAGCGGCAGAGAGAGCGGGAACTGGCGCATGGCTGA
- the ssuD gene encoding FMNH2-dependent alkanesulfonate monooxygenase translates to MSESVQENINVFWFLPTHGDGRYLGTAEGGRAVDLPYLQQVALAADNLGYYGVLIPTGKSCEDSWLVASALAPMTRRLRYLVAVRPGLQPPSLAARMAATLDRLSEGRLLINVVTGGDPVENRGDGIFLSHADRYQVTREFLDVYTRLLKGEKVDYHGEHIRVEGAEILFPPVQENGPPLYFGGSSDEAIDVAANQVDTYLTWGEPLEQVAEKLAVVRQRAEQRGRQLDYGIRLHVIVRETEEEAWAAADRLIAHLDDETIASAQKIFARMDSTGQARMSALHSGSRDGLRIAPNLWAGVGLVRGGAGTALVGNPQQVAARIREYQALGITNFIFSGYPHLEEAHRFAELVMPLLPLATNGEKRQGTVNTGPFGETIGGDRRPQKQTSVS, encoded by the coding sequence ATGAGCGAGTCGGTACAGGAAAATATCAACGTATTCTGGTTTCTGCCCACCCACGGCGACGGGCGTTACCTGGGGACGGCGGAAGGCGGACGAGCGGTAGATCTTCCCTATTTACAGCAGGTTGCACTGGCGGCGGATAACCTTGGCTATTACGGCGTGCTGATCCCCACGGGGAAAAGCTGTGAGGATTCGTGGCTGGTGGCCTCGGCGCTGGCCCCGATGACCCGCCGCCTGCGCTATCTGGTGGCGGTGCGCCCCGGTTTACAGCCGCCCAGCCTGGCTGCACGCATGGCGGCCACCCTCGACCGCCTGTCGGAAGGACGCCTGCTCATTAACGTGGTGACCGGGGGCGATCCGGTCGAGAACCGTGGTGACGGCATCTTCCTCAGCCACGCCGATCGCTATCAGGTCACCCGGGAATTTCTCGACGTCTACACCCGACTGCTGAAGGGCGAGAAGGTCGACTATCACGGCGAGCATATCCGCGTGGAGGGCGCAGAGATTCTCTTCCCGCCGGTGCAGGAAAACGGCCCGCCGCTCTATTTCGGCGGCTCGTCGGACGAGGCGATCGACGTGGCGGCGAATCAGGTGGATACCTACCTGACGTGGGGGGAGCCGCTGGAGCAGGTGGCCGAGAAGCTGGCGGTGGTGCGTCAGCGCGCGGAACAGCGTGGGCGCCAGCTGGATTACGGCATCCGCCTGCACGTTATCGTGCGTGAAACCGAAGAGGAGGCCTGGGCCGCGGCCGACAGGCTGATTGCCCATCTCGATGATGAAACCATCGCCAGCGCGCAGAAGATCTTTGCCCGCATGGATTCCACCGGCCAGGCGCGGATGAGCGCGCTGCACAGCGGGTCGCGCGACGGGCTGCGCATTGCGCCGAACCTGTGGGCGGGGGTCGGCCTGGTGCGCGGCGGCGCGGGCACCGCGCTGGTGGGCAACCCGCAGCAGGTGGCGGCGCGCATTCGTGAATATCAGGCGCTGGGGATCACCAATTTCATTTTCTCCGGTTATCCACATCTTGAAGAAGCGCACCGCTTTGCCGAACTGGTCATGCCGCTGCTGCCGCTGGCCACCAACGGTGAAAAACGTCAGGGAACGGTCAATACCGGGCCATTTGGTGAAACGATTGGCGGCGACCGCCGGCCACAAAAACAGACCAGCGTCAGCTGA
- a CDS encoding sigma-54-dependent Fis family transcriptional regulator — protein sequence MQNPAPILIDPASIAFQSVLDRLAPTDATVLIVGETGTGKEVVARYLHHHSARRGQPFLAVNCGALTETLAESELFGHEKGAFTGAAERHQGWFEAAEGGTLLLDEIGELSLPLQVKLLRVLQEREVTRVGSRRPVKVNVRVIAATHVDLALAIRERRFREDLYYRLNVAAVTLPPLRQRREDIPLLADHFLKVYGNRLGRPQLRLAADTVATLMDYPWPGNIRELENTLHNAVLLSREPVIAPEQLRLNPVAIDPQPASELALDRFLRQQLNVDSGQIYQRVLDSLVRNAFELSDGNQLQTAALLGVSRNTLRTHLGHLGLIKARRSTARGQRFDAAPATPQERELRIGYQKFGNLGILKARQSLEAEFASRGISVLWSEFPAGPQLLHALTHHEIDFGTTGEVPPVFAQASGSPLLYVAWEPAAPQSVALMVANDSPIRSIADLRGKRIAVNKGSNVHYLLVQMLDEADMSLADVRVVYAPPKYPLTPSDHHAVDAWMMWDPLLSAAEYDGQLRVVGDGRGRVNNHQFYLTHREFAAHSADLLHTLLAALEQTGRYIDGNRQEASTLLASELGLDPQALSDALVRRSHQTKRMDLAVIREQQTIADRFYALGLLPRAVKVREALWHD from the coding sequence ATGCAGAACCCCGCCCCCATACTGATCGACCCGGCCTCCATCGCCTTTCAGAGCGTGCTGGACAGGCTGGCCCCGACCGATGCCACGGTGCTGATCGTCGGTGAAACCGGCACGGGTAAAGAGGTGGTGGCGCGCTACCTGCATCATCACAGCGCGCGGCGCGGCCAGCCGTTTCTGGCGGTGAACTGCGGAGCGCTGACCGAGACCCTGGCGGAGTCGGAGCTGTTCGGCCACGAGAAAGGCGCGTTTACCGGCGCGGCCGAGCGCCATCAGGGCTGGTTCGAGGCCGCCGAGGGGGGAACCCTGCTGCTGGATGAAATCGGTGAACTGAGCCTGCCGCTGCAGGTCAAGCTTCTGCGGGTGTTGCAGGAGCGGGAAGTGACCCGGGTTGGCTCCCGCCGCCCGGTTAAGGTTAACGTGCGGGTGATTGCCGCCACCCACGTTGACCTGGCGCTGGCGATACGCGAGCGCCGCTTCAGGGAAGATCTCTACTACCGGCTCAACGTGGCGGCCGTGACCCTGCCGCCGCTGCGTCAGCGCCGCGAAGACATTCCGCTGCTGGCGGACCATTTTCTGAAAGTGTATGGCAACCGGCTCGGGCGGCCGCAGCTGCGGCTGGCCGCCGATACGGTGGCGACGCTGATGGATTATCCGTGGCCGGGCAATATCCGCGAGCTGGAAAACACCCTGCACAATGCGGTACTGCTCAGCCGGGAGCCGGTGATCGCCCCGGAGCAGCTGCGGCTCAATCCGGTTGCGATCGACCCCCAGCCCGCCAGCGAACTGGCGCTGGACCGCTTTCTCCGCCAGCAGCTCAACGTCGACAGCGGGCAAATTTACCAGCGGGTGCTGGATTCACTGGTACGCAATGCGTTTGAGCTGAGCGACGGCAACCAGCTGCAAACCGCTGCGCTGTTGGGCGTCAGCCGCAACACGCTGCGCACCCACCTCGGCCATCTGGGCCTGATTAAAGCGCGGCGCAGCACCGCACGCGGCCAGCGCTTTGATGCCGCTCCGGCTACCCCGCAGGAGCGTGAACTGCGCATCGGCTATCAGAAATTTGGCAATCTCGGCATTCTCAAGGCGCGGCAAAGCCTGGAAGCGGAGTTTGCCAGCCGGGGCATCAGCGTGCTGTGGAGCGAATTTCCCGCCGGGCCGCAGCTGCTGCACGCGCTGACCCATCACGAGATCGACTTCGGAACCACCGGCGAGGTTCCCCCGGTGTTCGCCCAGGCCAGCGGCAGCCCGCTGCTGTACGTGGCGTGGGAACCGGCCGCGCCGCAGAGCGTGGCGCTGATGGTGGCTAACGACAGCCCGATCCGCAGCATTGCCGATCTGCGCGGTAAGCGGATCGCGGTCAATAAAGGCTCTAACGTGCACTATCTGCTGGTGCAGATGCTGGATGAGGCGGACATGAGCCTGGCGGACGTGCGGGTGGTGTATGCCCCGCCGAAATACCCGCTGACGCCGAGCGACCATCACGCGGTGGACGCCTGGATGATGTGGGATCCGCTGCTGAGCGCGGCGGAGTATGACGGACAGCTCCGGGTGGTGGGCGACGGTCGCGGGCGGGTGAATAATCATCAGTTTTACCTGACCCACCGCGAGTTCGCGGCGCATTCTGCCGACCTGCTGCATACGCTGCTGGCGGCACTGGAGCAGACCGGGCGCTACATAGACGGCAATCGCCAGGAGGCCAGCACCCTGCTGGCATCGGAGCTGGGGCTGGACCCGCAGGCGCTGTCGGACGCGCTGGTGCGCCGCAGCCATCAGACGAAAAGGATGGATCTGGCGGTGATCCGTGAACAGCAGACCATCGCCGACCGCTTTTATGCTCTTGGGTTACTGCCCCGCGCGGTGAAGGTGCGCGAGGCGCTGTGGCACGATTAG